One window of the Opisthocomus hoazin isolate bOpiHoa1 chromosome 12, bOpiHoa1.hap1, whole genome shotgun sequence genome contains the following:
- the PRODH gene encoding proline dehydrogenase 1, mitochondrial isoform X1 yields the protein MKMTFYGQFVAGEDQEAIKPLIRRNQAFGVGAVLDYSVEEDLSAEEAERKELDSCTSAAEKEMGGAEQREKQYRAHKGFGDRRGGVISARTYFYADEAKCDQHMETFLHCIDASGGSSEDGFSAIKLTALGRPQFLLQFSEVLVKWRRFFHQMAAEQGQAGRAVLEMKLEAEKLQEALANLGIATKAESQHWFTGENLGMSGTVDLLDWNSLIDSRTKLSKLLLVPNMQTGQLEPLLSRFTEEEDLQMKRMLQRMDVLAKRATEKGVRLMVDAEQSYFQPAISRLTLEMQRRFNSDRAIIFNTYQCYLKEAYDNVTVDVELSRREGWRFGTKLVRGAYMEQERERAAQIGYEDPINPTYEKTNEMYHRCLDYILEEIKHSRKANVMVASHNEDTVKFTLRRMMELGIHPSEKKVYFGQLLGMCDQITFPLGQAGFPVYKYVPYGPVNEVLPYLSRRAQENRGFMQRANRERDLLWREVKRRLLAGSLF from the exons ATGAAGATGACCTTCTACGGGCAGTTCGTGGCCGGGGAGGACCAGGAGGCCATCAAGCCGCTCATCCGGCGGAACCAGGCCTTCGGCGTGGGCGCCGTGCTGGACTACAGCGTGGAGGAGGACCTGAGCGCCGAGGAGGCCGAGCGCAAGGAGCTGGA CTCCTGCACCTCTGCAGCCGAGAAGGAGATGGGAG GAGCAGAACAAAGGGAGAAGCAATACCGAGCCCATAAGGGATTTGGGGATCGCCGTGGCGGGGTCATCAGCGCCCGCACATATTTCTACGCCGATGAGGCCAAGTGCGACCAGCACATGGAGACCTTCCTCCACTGCATCGATGCCTCGG GTGGCAGCTCGGAGGACGGCTTCTCGGCCATCAAGCTGACAGCGCTGGGCAGACCCCAGTTCCTG CTGCAGTTCTCGGAGGTGCTGGTGAAGTGGCGGAGGTTCTTCCACCAaatggctgcagagcagggccaggCTGGGCGGGCAGTGCTGGAGATGAAGCTGGAAGCGGAGAAGCTGCAG GAGGCCCTGGCCAACCTCGGCATCGCAACCAAGGCGGAGAGCCAGCACTGGTTCACGGGCGAGAACCTGGGCATGAGCGG cactgtgGACCTGCTGGACTGGAACAGCCTGATCGACAGCCGCACCAAGCTCTCCAAGCTGCTGCTCGTCCCCAACATGCAG ACTGGGCAGCTGGAGCCTCTGCTCTCACGCTTCACCGAGGAGGAGGATCTGCAGATGAAGCGGATGCTGCAGCGGATGGATGTCCTGGCCAAG AGAGCCACGGAGAAGGGTGTGAGGCTGATGGTGGACGCGGAGCAGAGCTACTTCCAGCCAGCCATCAGCCGCCTCACCCTGGAGATGCAGCGCCGCTTCAACAGCGATCGGGCCATCATCTTCAACACCTACCAGTGCTACCTGAAG GAAGCTTATGACAATGTGACGGTGGATGTGGAGCTGTCACGCCGGGAGGGCTGGCGCTTCGGCACCAAGCTGGTCCGGGGTGCCTACATGGAGCAGGAGCGGGAGAGGGCGGCCCAGATCGGCTATGAGGATCCCATCAACCCCACCTACGAGAAGACCAACGAGATGTACCACAG ATGCCTGGACTACATCTTGGAGGAGATCAAGCACAGCCGGAAAGCCAATGTGATGGTGGCATCTCACAACGAGGACACGGTGAAGTTCACCCtgcgcag GATGATGGAGCTTGGGATCCATCCCTCGGAGAAGAAGGTGTATTTTGGGCAGCTGCTGGGCATGTGTGACCAGATCACCTTCCCCCTGG GTCAGGCTGGCTTCCCCGTCTACAAGTACGTGCCCTACGGCCCAGTGAACGAGGTGCTGCCCTACCTGTCCCGGAGGGCCCAGGAGAACAGGGGCTTTATGCAGAGGGCGAACCGGGAGCGGGACCTGCTCTGGAGGGAGGTCAAGCGGCGGCTGCTCGCAGGCAGCCTCTTCTGA
- the PRODH gene encoding proline dehydrogenase 1, mitochondrial isoform X2 has product MKMTFYGQFVAGEDQEAIKPLIRRNQAFGVGAVLDYSVEEDLSAEEAERKELDSCTSAAEKEMGGAEQREKQYRAHKGFGDRRGGVISARTYFYADEAKCDQHMETFLHCIDASGGSSEDGFSAIKLTALGRPQFLLQFSEVLVKWRRFFHQMAAEQGQAGRAVLEMKLEAEKLQEALANLGIATKAESQHWFTGENLGMSGTVDLLDWNSLIDSRTKLSKLLLVPNMQTGQLEPLLSRFTEEEDLQMKRMLQRMDVLAKRATEKGVRLMVDAEQSYFQPAISRLTLEMQRRFNSDRAIIFNTYQCYLKEAYDNVTVDVELSRREGWRFGTKLVRGAYMEQERERAAQIGYEDPINPTYEKTNEMYHRCLDYILEEIKHSRKANVMVASHNEDTVKFTLRRSGWLPRLQVRALRPSERGAALPVPEGPGEQGLYAEGEPGAGPALEGGQAAAARRQPLLNTVASSPGLPCLHL; this is encoded by the exons ATGAAGATGACCTTCTACGGGCAGTTCGTGGCCGGGGAGGACCAGGAGGCCATCAAGCCGCTCATCCGGCGGAACCAGGCCTTCGGCGTGGGCGCCGTGCTGGACTACAGCGTGGAGGAGGACCTGAGCGCCGAGGAGGCCGAGCGCAAGGAGCTGGA CTCCTGCACCTCTGCAGCCGAGAAGGAGATGGGAG GAGCAGAACAAAGGGAGAAGCAATACCGAGCCCATAAGGGATTTGGGGATCGCCGTGGCGGGGTCATCAGCGCCCGCACATATTTCTACGCCGATGAGGCCAAGTGCGACCAGCACATGGAGACCTTCCTCCACTGCATCGATGCCTCGG GTGGCAGCTCGGAGGACGGCTTCTCGGCCATCAAGCTGACAGCGCTGGGCAGACCCCAGTTCCTG CTGCAGTTCTCGGAGGTGCTGGTGAAGTGGCGGAGGTTCTTCCACCAaatggctgcagagcagggccaggCTGGGCGGGCAGTGCTGGAGATGAAGCTGGAAGCGGAGAAGCTGCAG GAGGCCCTGGCCAACCTCGGCATCGCAACCAAGGCGGAGAGCCAGCACTGGTTCACGGGCGAGAACCTGGGCATGAGCGG cactgtgGACCTGCTGGACTGGAACAGCCTGATCGACAGCCGCACCAAGCTCTCCAAGCTGCTGCTCGTCCCCAACATGCAG ACTGGGCAGCTGGAGCCTCTGCTCTCACGCTTCACCGAGGAGGAGGATCTGCAGATGAAGCGGATGCTGCAGCGGATGGATGTCCTGGCCAAG AGAGCCACGGAGAAGGGTGTGAGGCTGATGGTGGACGCGGAGCAGAGCTACTTCCAGCCAGCCATCAGCCGCCTCACCCTGGAGATGCAGCGCCGCTTCAACAGCGATCGGGCCATCATCTTCAACACCTACCAGTGCTACCTGAAG GAAGCTTATGACAATGTGACGGTGGATGTGGAGCTGTCACGCCGGGAGGGCTGGCGCTTCGGCACCAAGCTGGTCCGGGGTGCCTACATGGAGCAGGAGCGGGAGAGGGCGGCCCAGATCGGCTATGAGGATCCCATCAACCCCACCTACGAGAAGACCAACGAGATGTACCACAG ATGCCTGGACTACATCTTGGAGGAGATCAAGCACAGCCGGAAAGCCAATGTGATGGTGGCATCTCACAACGAGGACACGGTGAAGTTCACCCtgcgcag GTCAGGCTGGCTTCCCCGTCTACAAGTACGTGCCCTACGGCCCAGTGAACGAGGTGCTGCCCTACCTGTCCCGGAGGGCCCAGGAGAACAGGGGCTTTATGCAGAGGGCGAACCGGGAGCGGGACCTGCTCTGGAGGGAGGTCAAGCGGCGGCTGCTCGCAGGCAGCCTCTTCTGAACACCGTGGCATCCAGCCCGGGGCTCCCGTGCCTTCACCTGTAA
- the SCARF2 gene encoding LOW QUALITY PROTEIN: scavenger receptor class F member 2 (The sequence of the model RefSeq protein was modified relative to this genomic sequence to represent the inferred CDS: inserted 1 base in 1 codon), translating into MRNFLAGGGAPPAAAERGAGEAAAGPSRCGFRPPSSGTGRRAPGGGQXGSVPPGPAAPTAMAARGLRPPRRSPARAGAAVLLPLLPLLLSPGAAQELSPRGRNVCRAGGSSVLVCCPGWRQQGSECLIAVCEGNFTCKENEVCVRPGECRCRHGYFGANCDTKCPRQFWGPDCKEMCSCHPNGQCEDVTGQCTCNPNRWGPKCENVCLCKHGKCDQKSGKCTCEPNWWGPQCSSSCYCSHNSQCDQQTGNCLCQPGWWGRGCNNQCSCNNSPCEQFTGRCQCRERTFGPRCDRYCQCYKGKCNQVDGTCTCEPGYRGKYCREPCPAGFYGQGCRRRCGQCKSLQPCTVADGRCLTCEAGWNGTKCDEPCSPGFYGEGCEKLCPPCKDGHTCNHINGKCSHCNPGWIGDRCETKCRNGTYGENCAFVCSDCVNGQCHFETGRCLCRPGSHGTYCNLTCPPGRYGSNCAETCVCRDGTCDPLTGACHMEANQRMGVIGAGALLALLLILLLSLLCCCCVCRKKDEGRGSSQDPAAAKKPPRRLCGRFSRIGMKLPRIPLRRQKLPKVVVAHHDLENTLNCSFIEPPSVVEQPSPSWSSRGSFSSFDTTDEGPVYCVPHEESVGDSRDRGTPASPGDKLVAPAGAEEAGEYTVLKETGSVRAFPADSSEMPLLKSSDSERSSCGSGSAGAALYARVARLSKHSREEEDAIAETRSPGKPPSPERTKPRPPDPATKPKVSWIHGRYSSSQSNSLPAPSRSPEPAAARSGSPERGQGLAKRKRSPSETSASVQGRAEEKGSARGKEKAQKQPKEPGVPEGKAGLAGEPQSPSKPKQRSKASSEPTESINGAVQNAFRKMGALQPERRVGDNRDAPRSPGASKPRSEPLHPQLASELAAQLKEKTQSLSKADGSTRANGVGAQREKPTPPQKAKRSAAAGGQKTSKPLLPTSPHLQKLIPGAAEQAAGEPRRVEKPSVGSGQDQALPSEQAAKKTPIKKPPRKKSREASLEPPRAAAVPAQAVQ; encoded by the exons ATGCGGAATTTCCTGGCTGGCGGCGGGGCCCCTCCCGCCGCTGCCGAGAGGggcgcgggggaggcggcggcggggccatcGCGCTGCGGCTTCCGCCCGCCGAGCAGCGGCACCGGGCGGCGGGCACCGggcggagggc cgggcagcgtcccgccgggccccgccgctccgaCGGCCATGGCGGCCCGCGGGCTgcggcccccccgccgctccccagcccgggccggggccgcggtgctgctgccgctgctgccgctgctgctgagcCCCGGGGCCGCGCAGGAGCTGAGCCCCCGCGGCAGGAACGTCTGCAGGGCCGGCGG CTCTTCGGTGCTCGTGTGCTGCCCGGGATGGAGGCAACAAGGAAGCGAGTGTTTAATAG CCGTGTGCGAGGGCAACTTCACCTGCAAGGAGAACGAAGTGTGCGTCAGGCCCGGCGAGTGCCGCTGCCGCCACGGCTACTTCGGCGCCAACTGCGACACCA AGTGTCCCCGGCAGTTCTGGGGTCCCGACTGCAAGGAGATGTGCAGCTGCCACCCCAACGGGCAGTGTGAGGACGTGACGGGCCAGTGCACCTGCAACCCCAACCGCTGGGGCCCCAAATGCGAGAACGTCTGCCTCTGCAAGCACGGCAAGTGCGACCAGAAGTCGGGCAAATGCACCTGCGAGCCCAACTGGTGGGGACCCcagtgctccagctcctgctaCTGCAGCCACAACTCCCAGTGCGACCAGCAGACGGGCAACTGCCTGTGCCAGCCGGGCTGGTGGGGCCGCGGCTGCAACAACCAGTGCTCCTGCAACAACTCGCCCTGCGAGCAGTTCACGGGGCGCTGCCAGTGCCGCGAGCGGACGTTCGGGCCCCGCTGTGACCGCTACTGCCAGTGCTACAAGGGCAAGTGCAACCAGGTGGACGGGACCTGCACGTGCGAGCCGGGCTACCGGGGAAAGTACTGCCGCGAGCCGTGCCCAGCCGGCTTCTACggccagggctgcaggaggcg GTGCGGGCAGTGCAAGAGCCTGCAGCCGTGCACGGTGGCCGACGGGCGCTGCCTGACCTGCGAGGCGGGCTGGAACGGCACCAAGTGTGACGAGCCCTGCTCGCCCGGCTTCTACGGAGAGGGCTGCGAGAAGCTCTGTCCCCCCTGCAAGGACGGCCACACCTGCAACCACATCAACGGCAAGTGCTCCCATTGCAACCCGGGCTGGATCGGAGACCG GTGCGAAACCAAGTGCCGGAACGGGACGTACGGGGAGAACTGTGCCTTCGTCTGCAGCGACTGCGTCAACGGCCAGTGCCACTTCGAGACCGGCCGGTGCCTCTGCCGCCCCGGCTCCCACGGCACCTA ctgcaacctgacGTGCCCGCCCGGCCGCTACGGATCCAACTGCGCCGAGACCTGCGTCTGCCGCGACGGCACCTGCGACCCGCTGACGGGCGCCTGCCACATGG AGGCCAACCAGCGGATGGGGGTGATCGGGGCGGGCGCCCTGCTAGCGCTGCTGCTAatcctcctgctctccctgctctgctgctgctgcgtctGCCGCAAGAAGGACGAGGGCCGCGG CTCCAGCCAGGACCCGGCAGCAGCCAAAAAGCCGCCAAGACGCTTGTGCGGGCGTTTCAGCCGGATCGGCATGAAGCTCCCGCGCATCCCCCTGCGCCGCCAGAAGTTGCCCAAGGTCGTGG TGGCCCACCACGACCTAGAGAACACCCTGAACTGCAGCTTCATCGAGCCGCCCTCCGTGGTGGAGCAGCCTTCCCCATCCTGGTCATCCCGCGGCTCCTTCTCCTCTTTCGACACCACGGACGAGGGGCCGGTGTACTGCGTCCCCCACGAAG AGAGCGTGGGCGACAGCAGGGACAGGGGGAcacccgccagccccggggacaAGCTGGTGGCCCCAGCCGGCGCGGAGGAAGCGGGCGAGTACACCGTTCTGAAGGAGACGGGCTCCGTCAGAGCCTTCCCGGCCGACAGCAGCGAAATGCCGCTGCTCAAGTCCTCGGACAGCGAGCGCTCCTCCTGTGGCTCGGGCTCGGCCGGCGCCGCGCTCTACGCCCGCGTCGCCCGTCTCTCCAAACActccagggaggaggaggatgccatCGCGGAGACCCGCAGCCCTGGGAAGCCACCATCCCCGGAGAGGACCAAGCCCCGTCCCCCAGACCCGGCCACGAAGCCCAAGGTCTCCTGGATCCATGGCAGGTACAGCTCCAGCCAGTCCAACTCGCTGCCGGCACCCAGCCGGTCCCCGGAGCCAGCAGCCGCCCGGTCCGGCAGCCCCGAGCGGGGCCAGGGCTTGGCCAAGAGGAAGAGGAGCCCGAGCGAGACGTCGGCCAGcgtgcagggcagagcagaggagaagggcaGCGCGCGGGGCAAGGAGAAAGCGCAGAAGCAACCAAAGGAACCCGGTGTCCCCGAGGGCAAAGCCGGCCTCGCCGGGGAGCCCCAGTCACCCTCCAAGCCCAAGCAGAGGAGCAAAGCCAGCTCGGAGCCGACAGAGAGCATCAACGGGGCGGTGCAGAACGCCTTCCGAAAGATGGGTGCCCTCCAGCCGGAGCGGCGGGTCGGGGACAACAGGGatgccccccgcagccccggcgccaGCAAGCCCCGCTCCGAGCCCCTCCACCCCCAGCTGGCCTCCGAGCTGGCCGCCCAGCTGAAGGAAAAGACTCAGAGCCTCAGCAAGGCGGACGGCAGCACCCGGGCGAACGGGGTGGGCGCCCAGCGGGAGAAGCCCACCCCTCCGCAGAAAGCCAAGCGctcggcggccgccggcggcCAGAAGACCAGCAAGCCCTTGCTGCCCACCTCTCCCCACCTGCAGAAACTGATCCCCGGGGCGGCCGAGCAGGCGGCCGGGGAGCCCAGGCGGGTGGAGAAGCCAAGCGTCGGCAGCGGCCAGGACCAGGCTCTCCCCAGCGAGCAAGCGGCCAAGAAGACCCCCATTAAGAAGCCTCCCAGGAAGAAGAGCCGGGAAGCCAGCCTGGAGCCGCCCAGAGCCGCCGCCGTGCCCGCTCAGGCAGTGCAGTGA